The proteins below are encoded in one region of Apium graveolens cultivar Ventura chromosome 4, ASM990537v1, whole genome shotgun sequence:
- the LOC141718383 gene encoding uncharacterized protein LOC141718383 codes for MLANEIVSDPTKSKPINEYEPAIRDDVRRRYVQMGPCKPTSHIFPLTKYGDRQRSFQASWLNNWDWLECSSSEMQLFVFGVIFLEIKEQEIKHSQRRDSEIRKRKSITRKFSRGIEVTGAAYRTRLTASVDVAWLLLGLGLAFRGNDESSMSIRKGNFLEILSWLSQFLQQKDQNIIEAMNLVTNVKRQLKNLRDNGWDMEDNMAGRIRGKNATTYYNHFRVIIYCQVIDCIIQEMDNRFSESNTELLMCIACLDPKNGFSNFCLSRVVRLVELYPLEFSPSDQMEFKEEMKTWIFEMRNNERFSKLNNIGEIAKNMVEVDYHRTFCLVYLLVELFLILPVATSSVECTFSAMNVVNSNLRNKMGDDFLIDCLVSYIEKDLFTAIDNEAIMQNF; via the exons ATGCTAGCTAATGAAATCGTTAGTGATCCTACTAAGAGTAAACCGATCAATGAGTATGAGCCGGCAATAAGAGACGATGTGAGAAGAAGATACGTTCAAATGGGGCCTTGTAAACCAACATCTCATATTTTTCCTCTAACGAAATATGGTGACAGACAAAGAAGTTTTCAGGCTAGTTGGTTGAACAATTGGGATTGGTTAGAATGTAGCTCCTCTGAAATGCAACTTTTTGTTTTTGGTGTTATCTTTTTGGAGATAAAAGAGCAGGAGATCAAGCATTCACAAAGAAGGGATTCCGAAATTAGAAAAAG GAAAAGTATAACTAGAAAATTCTCACGTGGAATTGAGGTTACAGGGGCTGCCTACCGTACACGTTTAACCGCAAGTGTGGATgttgcttggttgcttcttggatTAGGATTGGCTTTTCGTGGGAATGACGAATCATCAATGTCAATACGCAAGGGTAATTTTCTGGAAATACTCTCTTG GTTGTCACAGTTTTTGCAACAGAAAGATCAGAACATAATTGAAGCTATGAATTTGGTTACAAATGTAAAAAGACAACTAAAAAATTTAAGAGACAATGGATGGGATATGGAAGATAATATGGCAGGTCGTATTCGTGGTAAAAATGCTACGACGTATTACAATCATTTTAGAGTTATAATATATTGTCAAGTAATTGATTGTATAATTCAAGAGATGGACAACCGCTTTTCAGAATCGAACACCGAACTTCTTATGTGTATTGCATGTCTCGATCCAAAAAATGGCTTCTCAAATTTCTGTTTGTCAAGAGTAGTTCGATTAGTTGAGTTATACCCACTAGAATTTTCTCCATCCGATCAAATGGAGTTTAAAGAAGAAATGAAAACATGGATATTTGAAATGAGAAATAATGAAAGATTTTCAAAGTTGAACAATATTGGAGAAATTGCGAAGAACATGGTTGAGGTGGATTATCACAGGACTTTCTGTTTGGTATACCTTTTGGTTGAGTTGTTTTTAATTCTGCCGGTTGCAACATCTAGTGTGGAATGCACATTTTCTGCCATGAATGTTGTCAATTCGAACCTACGAAACAAAATGGGCGATGATTTCCTTATTGATTGTCTGGTCTCTTATATTGAAAAGGATCTTTTCACAGCTATTGATAATGAAGCAATTATGCAGAATTTTTAG